From Pseudanabaena sp. PCC 6802, one genomic window encodes:
- a CDS encoding 3-deoxy-7-phosphoheptulonate synthase, with protein sequence MYKTNDLHVVETRALTSPAKLKNELPITEAASTVVAETRERICNILSGRDRRLLVIVGPCSIHDVKAAYEYGEKLAFLREQLKDKLEIVMRVYFEKPRTTIGWKGLINDPYLDGSYNINLGLKLARKLLLDLAHLGLPSATELLDPIIPQFIADLIAWTAIGARTTESQTHREMASGLSMPVGFKNGTDGGLTIAINAMLAANQVHHFLGINAEGLASIVTTTGNPSTHLVLRGGKHGPNYDDVHLEKAAQALKKHSLSPRLMVDCSHDNSHKDYTKQPEVLQAIAQELSAGSPYLMGVMIESHLVAGKQSIPKDLSKLVYGQSITDGCVDFATTVDMLHTLADAVSL encoded by the coding sequence ATGTATAAAACCAACGACCTGCATGTTGTTGAAACTAGAGCGCTTACTAGTCCGGCGAAGCTCAAAAACGAGTTGCCGATTACTGAAGCCGCATCCACTGTAGTTGCGGAAACCAGAGAGCGCATCTGTAATATCTTGAGCGGTCGAGATCGACGACTGCTAGTAATCGTGGGGCCATGCTCGATCCATGATGTTAAGGCTGCTTATGAGTATGGCGAAAAGCTAGCTTTTTTGCGCGAGCAGTTAAAGGACAAGTTGGAAATCGTGATGCGGGTGTATTTCGAGAAACCCCGCACGACGATCGGTTGGAAAGGTCTGATTAACGATCCTTATCTCGATGGGAGCTATAATATCAACCTCGGGCTCAAGCTCGCACGCAAGCTCCTACTGGACTTAGCGCATTTAGGACTGCCCAGCGCGACGGAGTTGCTCGACCCAATTATTCCGCAGTTTATTGCCGATCTGATTGCCTGGACAGCGATCGGAGCGCGAACAACTGAAAGCCAAACTCACCGCGAAATGGCATCCGGGCTGTCCATGCCGGTCGGGTTTAAAAATGGTACGGACGGAGGCTTAACGATCGCCATCAATGCCATGCTGGCAGCGAATCAGGTACATCACTTTCTCGGTATTAACGCCGAAGGTCTCGCCAGTATTGTCACTACTACGGGCAATCCCAGTACCCATCTGGTTTTACGTGGAGGCAAGCATGGCCCTAACTACGATGATGTCCATCTTGAAAAAGCAGCTCAGGCACTGAAGAAGCACAGCCTCAGCCCTCGTCTGATGGTCGATTGCAGCCATGACAACAGCCACAAAGACTATACCAAGCAACCTGAAGTACTACAAGCTATTGCCCAGGAGCTATCAGCGGGTTCTCCATATCTGATGGGAGTGATGATTGAGAGTCATTTGGTCGCTGGCAAGCAATCTATCCCTAAAGATCTCTCTAAACTGGTTTACGGTCAAAGCATTACAGACGGCTGCGTTGACTTTGCTACTACCGTGGATATGCTGCATACCCTTGCTGATGCTGTATCCTTATAG